The Methanosarcina barkeri str. Wiesmoor DNA segment GCCTTTTTTTAAAAGGCTTGACCGAAAATTTAAGCAACGAAAGGATCAAACATCATAGCGGTTGCAGTACAATGGTTTTCAGGATAGACCTTCCTCAAATATAGATACTCCAGCTTTCTGCAGGATCTTTCCAAGACGGAAAAGAGGGAGACCTACGACGTTAAAGAAATCACCCTCGATTTTTTCCACAAAGGCTGCCCCTTTTCCCTGAACAGCAAAAGCCCCTGCTTTATCAAGAGGTTCTCCTGTTCTGACATAGGCTGAAATCTGTTCATTACTTATTTTGTCCATCCAGACTGTCGTGGATTTCAGTTCACTGATTTCTTTCCCGCTGTCAAGGTCAAGGACTGTAAGCCCGGTTATAACCAGGAATCGCTGTCCACTTAAGAGTTTCAGCATTTTCTCTGCCTCTTCGGAAGATTTGGGTTTTCCCAGGAGTTCTCCATTAAAAAACACCGAGGTATCAGCAGAAATTACAAGCCCGGAATTGAAATGCTTAGCCACATCTCTGGCTTTTTCGGCGGAGTGCTTTAAGAGAAGTTCTTTAGGGTGCATGCCAGGGCAAGGAGATTCCTCGTAGGAACTGGCATAGACCAGAAAGTTATCTCCTATAAGTTGTTTAAGCAATTCTTTTCGCCTTGGAGATGCAGATGCGAGAATTATCTGACGCATGGAAAAAACTCAGGACGCATAGGATATATTTGTATTGCAGATAGAGAAGACATGGAAATTAATATTTGTATTGCAGATAGAGAAGACATGGGAATTAATTCGTGAAATTTTGATTAGTGAACTTGTTGATTATCCATGAATACTTTCAAAGAATCTCCTGATATTGCAAAGATCCTCAGGTTTTCCCAGAAGGATACAGGCATCTTTTGCCTGAAGGATGAAATTACCTTCTGGAGTGTAAATCAGATCCGAGCCTCTGCGAACCGAAAGTACTGTAACTCCGTGTTTTTTTCTAAAGTTCAGGTCTTCAAGAGCTTTTCCATCGAAACTTGAACCATCCTCCACTTTAAGGACCTGAATATCAACTCCCGGAAGCCCCTCTTTTATACTGAACTCGCTATCATCACATATATTCCCGGACAATTTCCGCAGCATCCGGTAGTCATTAGCCCGCACATCATTTACGAGTTTTTCAATGTTTTCTCTCGGAACCAGATACTTTTCCAGCACTCGGACAAAGATTTCTACTGAGGTTTCGTACTCCTCGGGGATGATTTCATCCGCTCCTAGGGAATTGAGGCGTTTCATTTCCTGCAGATCCCTTACTTTTGCGATGATGCAGATGTTCGGATTTAATTTTTTTGCAATTTCTACTATCTTACCTGTGGCGGTCGAATCCGAGATCCCAATAATAAGAACTCTTGCACTCTTAACGCCTGCATGTTCCAGTACAGCCTCAAAAGTTGCATCTCCATAGTGGATGTTCCCCCCGTTCTGTTTTTCCTGAATAACAGTTTCAGGGTTTGCTTCTACAATAATATAAGGGATGCCTGCGGCTTTTGCAGCCTTCGAGACTGTTCTTCCGGAAAAACCAAAACCTACGATGATTAAATGGTCTTTCATTTCAGGCTCAGCCTGTTCCTCTTCTTTAATAGGTTCCGAATATAAGCCATGTATTAGCTTCAGGCCATTGGTTGTTCCTGAAACTTTTGTGACAAGGAAATCAACAGGCTTGTAGGAAGCATTAATCAAAAAAGGTGTAACTCCCATAGTAAGTATAGAAACTGCAAGAAACGCCTGGTAAGTCTCTTCAGTCAGGAGAGAATATTCCACCCCCAATCTGGATAGAACAAAAGAAAATTCTCCTACCTGAGACAACGCAAGCCCTGCCAATATAGCTGTACGGAGTGGGTAGCCGAGAAGAAAAGTTATAGTTACTCCTGCAATTGATTTTACAAAAATTAAGGCAATTGAAGCAAGAATAAGGATAGGGAGATGATCAAGCAAATATCCGACGTTCAAGAGCATCCCTACAGATACAAAAAAGAAGCTCATGAACATATCTCTCAAAGGTACAATATTGCCCATTGCTTGCTGGCTGTACTGGGAACCTGATATGACAATTCCAGCTAAAAACGCACCCAGGGCAAGAGACAGTCCGATACTTGAAGTAAAAAGAGCAGTAGAAAGGCAAATGAAGACAACGCTTACAAGGAATAATTCTTTATTGCCTGTCCTGCCCACATGGTAGAATATATAGGGAATCAGGAACTTGGCACTCAGGATAAAAACCAGAATGACCAATGAACCTTTAAGAAAAACAGTTGAAAGTGAACCTTCAAAATTCAGAGAGTCTCCAGCCAATAATGGAGTAATAAGAATTAGGGGGACAATAGCGAGATCCTGAAATATCAAAATTGCGAGTGAGGTTTTCCCATGTTGTGTATAAACTTCGTTTCTGTCCTGGAGGACTTTGAGTACTATTGCAGTACTGCTAAGTGAAATCAAGAAACCGAAAAAAACAGAGGTAGCCGAGCTAAAACCTAAAGATGAACAAATAATAAGGGTAAGAAACGTAGTTAAGAGGATCTGGAGAATTCCACCCAAAAATAAAGCCTTTTTCATCTTCCATAGTTCTTTTAAGGAGAGATCAACTCCAATTGTAAAAAGCAAAAAGATTACACCGAGATCGGCATTTAGTTCATTCTGTCCTCCATTGAGAATACCAAGCCCATATGGACCAATCAGCATTCCGGTTACAAGAAAACCAAGTACAGGAGGAACTTGAAATCTGTAGAAAATAGTAAGAATTAAGATAGCAAAACCAAGAAGTACGTCAACGTTTGCCAGTAAAGAGGATACCATTTATCTTGCTCCTCCATAAATTGAAATAGGATTATCTGAACCTTTAGAAATCTTAAAAAACCTAAGATAGGCCCTAGGATTAAACATTAGAATTATATCTGCCAACCCCAAAATGTTTTGACTGATCAATAACAATATTTATTAAAAGATATAGTATTTTCGGTGAGAGACCAAATTTTCATAAATCCAGAAAACTGCTTCCATAGAAATCTAAAACTAAGGAAAATAAATGAAAAACAAGTGAAAAATAAGTGAAACTTAGATACACTATTTAAATATTAAATATAAGAGCCGATGAAAAATTGATAAATAAATAAAGTATGTTGAGTATATCAAAGAAGTAAAAGATCAAGTCGCTCTGCCATGTTGACAGAAATGGTTGTTTGGATTTGCATTTTTTAGATCATATTCCTTCCAGACCTCACATGAACTGCAGATACATTGCCTGTCAAAGTCAAGGTCCTGACATGGGGCCGTACCTTCCGAGCAATAAACACCCGGAACATTTTCTGGGTCTGGAACTTCACCTGCGGGCGCATTCTTCAATGCCTGTTTTGCACTCTGAACTTCACTCTGTGCACATTGACTCTTAGCCTGAACTGGGCACTGCGAGCACCTACACCTGCTAATATTTTTTTCTACATAAGGAACCACAAACTCCGTGCCTCTTTCAAAAGTTACATTTCGATCTCTAGGTGTTATAGTACTCTTCTCTTCGATTGGTGCATCTCTTCCCATATTCTATTACCCCCAAACTTAATACTCAAATTGGTTTTTATCCCCCACGTAATAATATAATACAAATTTTATAATTTATAGTTCATTGTAAATTTAGAGGTCTAGAGAGTGAACTGCCACTAAGCTAAAGACTTAGCGGCTTCCGAATTCATAGATGACCATCGGCATCTCCAAAGGCTTTAATTCC contains these protein-coding regions:
- a CDS encoding Maf family nucleotide pyrophosphatase; amino-acid sequence: MRQIILASASPRRKELLKQLIGDNFLVYASSYEESPCPGMHPKELLLKHSAEKARDVAKHFNSGLVISADTSVFFNGELLGKPKSSEEAEKMLKLLSGQRFLVITGLTVLDLDSGKEISELKSTTVWMDKISNEQISAYVRTGEPLDKAGAFAVQGKGAAFVEKIEGDFFNVVGLPLFRLGKILQKAGVSIFEEGLS
- a CDS encoding cation:proton antiporter; the encoded protein is MVSSLLANVDVLLGFAILILTIFYRFQVPPVLGFLVTGMLIGPYGLGILNGGQNELNADLGVIFLLFTIGVDLSLKELWKMKKALFLGGILQILLTTFLTLIICSSLGFSSATSVFFGFLISLSSTAIVLKVLQDRNEVYTQHGKTSLAILIFQDLAIVPLILITPLLAGDSLNFEGSLSTVFLKGSLVILVFILSAKFLIPYIFYHVGRTGNKELFLVSVVFICLSTALFTSSIGLSLALGAFLAGIVISGSQYSQQAMGNIVPLRDMFMSFFFVSVGMLLNVGYLLDHLPILILASIALIFVKSIAGVTITFLLGYPLRTAILAGLALSQVGEFSFVLSRLGVEYSLLTEETYQAFLAVSILTMGVTPFLINASYKPVDFLVTKVSGTTNGLKLIHGLYSEPIKEEEQAEPEMKDHLIIVGFGFSGRTVSKAAKAAGIPYIIVEANPETVIQEKQNGGNIHYGDATFEAVLEHAGVKSARVLIIGISDSTATGKIVEIAKKLNPNICIIAKVRDLQEMKRLNSLGADEIIPEEYETSVEIFVRVLEKYLVPRENIEKLVNDVRANDYRMLRKLSGNICDDSEFSIKEGLPGVDIQVLKVEDGSSFDGKALEDLNFRKKHGVTVLSVRRGSDLIYTPEGNFILQAKDACILLGKPEDLCNIRRFFESIHG
- a CDS encoding DUF2769 domain-containing protein gives rise to the protein MGRDAPIEEKSTITPRDRNVTFERGTEFVVPYVEKNISRCRCSQCPVQAKSQCAQSEVQSAKQALKNAPAGEVPDPENVPGVYCSEGTAPCQDLDFDRQCICSSCEVWKEYDLKNANPNNHFCQHGRAT